In Ascaphus truei isolate aAscTru1 chromosome 7, aAscTru1.hap1, whole genome shotgun sequence, one genomic interval encodes:
- the DUSP23 gene encoding dual specificity protein phosphatase 23 — protein MPSVPPHNFSWVEPGLLAGMAMPRLPAHYEYLYENGIQHLVILTEHKPPYHDTCPNISLHRIRIQDFCPPSLEQIKCFLKIVEEAKAKGEGVGVHCMHGHGRTGTMLACYLVKAKKITGADAINEIRKLRRGSIETTEQEKVIVQFHQHIK, from the exons ATGCCGTCAGTGCCCCCTCATAACTTCTCCTGGGTGGAGCCCGGGCTGTTGGCTGGCATGGCGATGCCACGTCTCCCCGCTCACTATGAATACCTGTACGAGAATGGCATCCAGCACCTGGTAATCCTGACCGAGCATAAACCTCCGTACCACGACACGTGCCCCAACATCAGCCTCCACCGCATTCGAATTCAGGACTTCTGCCCTCCCAGCCTGGAGCAAATCAAGTGTTTCCTCAAGATTGTGGAGGAGGCGAAAGCTAAGGGAGAG GGAGTTGGCGTTCATTGCATGCACGGACACGGCAGGACGGGCACCATGCTGGCATGCTACCTGGTGAAAGCCAAGAAGATTACCGGCGCCGATGCCATAAACGAGATCAGAAAACTCCGGCGCGGGTCTATAGAGACGACAGAGCAGGAGAAAGTCATCGTTCAGTTCCATCAGCACATCAAGTGA